The genomic stretch ATTACCATTTTATCAAAATTAGGGTCAACCATAAAACTTCAACACAGTGACTAAAAGTTATATTTTAATAGCTCTGGCTTCATTATTTATTGTCTCCTGTTCCAAGAAGGAAGATGATACCTTGTTCTCCAAGGTCTCATCCGATCATTCAGGTATCGCCTTCAACAATAAAATTGTGGAGACGGACAGCTTTAACATCCTTACCAGTGAATATATCTTTAATGGAGGTGGTGTGGCCGTGGGCGATTTCAACAGTGATGGAAAACCCGACCTCTTTTTCACCGGAAACCAGGTGACCAATAAGTTGTACCTAAATCAGGGAAATTTCGAGTTCAAGGATGTAACCGAGATATCTGGCGTTGCAGCATCCGATAAGTGGAAAACCGGGGCCGCAGTTGTTGACATAAACAATGATTCGCTTCTTGATATTTATGTATGCGCCGCTATGTACGATAGCCCAGAAGAAAAGGCGAACATATTATATGTGAACCAAGGAATGGATGATAACGGTGTCCCTATTTTTAAAGAAATGGCCAAGGAATACGGGGTAGCCGATACGGGCAATAGTATGAACGCCGCATTTATAGATTATAACAAAGATGGCCTTTTGGACCTCTATGTACTCAACAACGTGGACATCCACGTTTTGCCTGCAAACTACAGGGAAAAAATAACCGATGGCTCATCATTGAGCAATGATCGCCTGTACCGAAACAATGGCGACAATACGTTTACCGACGTAACCATCGAGGCCGGCATCACCATTGAAGGCTATGGATTGGGAGTGGCCGTATCCGACCTCAATTATGATGGATGGCCCGACATTTATGTCAGTAATGATTACCTGAGCAACGATATCCTCTACATCAACAATGGCGATGGAACATTTACCGATAAAATCGGGGAATATGTAAAGCACCAAAGCAAATTTTCAATGGGTTCCGATGTGGCCGACTTCAACAACGATGGTTATTTGGATATTCTCACACTCGATATGCTCGGGGAAACGAACTATAGATTAAAAACTACCATAAAGGCAACAAATTATAACGATTATTACATGAACGAGAAGTATGGTTACGACTATCAGTATATGCGTAACATGCTTCAAATGGGACAGGGCCCGAACATGCCTTACAGTGAGATTGGGCTTATGGCGGGCGTGGCCAAAACAGATTGGAGCTGGTCGCCACTTTTTGTTGATGCCGATAACGATGGACGTAAAGATTTATTGATCACCAATGGATTTCCAAGAGACATAACCGACCTTGATTTTGGAGAGTTCAATTTCAACGTTCAAAAATATTTGAGTACCGCCCAAATTTTGGATTCCATCCCCGTGGTGAAAATACCCAACTACGCTTATCGCAATGAAGGCGACGGACAATTTAAGGACGTGGGCAAGGAATGGGGCTTGAGCATACCGTCTTTTTCCAATGGTGCCGCCTTTGCCGATTTGGATGGCGATGGCGATTTGGATTATGTGGTAAGCAATATAAACGACGAAGCATTTCTTTTCAAAAATAATCTGGAACGCAAGCAAACGGGAACAAACAATTTTCTTCAATTGAATTTAAAAGGGCCAAAATCCAATACGGCCGGGCTTGGAACCAAGGTAGCGTTACGCTTCAAGGATGGAACCTTTCAATATTACGAACACCAATTAAACAGAGGGTATCTATCCACGGTAGAAAGCATGGCACACTTTGGAATTGGGGTCCAAACAACTATAGAATCCTTGGATATTTTATGGCCCGACGGCAAATATCAAACAATAAAAAACATTCAGGGAAATCAAAAGTTGGACGTAAATTATAGCGATGCCAAAGCCATCGGCGAACAAAAACTGGCATTTCCTTTGGCACCCAAACAGACCGACCCCATTTACCGGGAAATTTCTGGCGAAGTAGGTGTCGACTACGTTCACGAAGAAACCGATAAGGCCGACTTTTACGTGCAGCCCACACTCCCACATAAACTTACCCAGAATGGTCCACGATTGGCAAAGGGGGATATAAATGGCGATGGTTTTGAGGATTTTATCGTTGGAAGTTCATCTGGATACTCGCCGATGATTTTTACCCAAGATGCAAACGGAACCTTTACGCGTACACCGCTGTTTGAAGATGAAGCCAGTAAAAAACGGGAGGAGACCAGTATTTCCCTTTTTGATTTGGATAATGATGGAGACCTTGACATTTACATGGTGGCAGGAAGCAATGAGTTTGATTTGGACTCGCCCTATTACCAAGACTACCTTATGATCAATCAAGGAAACGGAAAGTTCCAAAGATCTACGGATAGATTGCCGGAAATAAAATCCAGCGGATCCGTAGTGGAAGCAGAGGATTTTGACGGTGACGGCTATGTAGACCTTTTTGTTGGTGGCCGTACTCCTTTTTCCCAGTATCCAAAGCCGGATGATTGCTATCTGTTGAAAAACGAAAACGGAAAATTGGTCGATGTCACCGATACGTACAGTAAAGCACTTAGAAAACCAGGAATGGTCACCGATGCCAAATGGGCGGATTTGAACAACGACAACCTCAAGGATTTGATCTTGGTGGGAGAATTTATGCCCGTGACCATTTTTATAAATAAAAAAGATTCTTTTCAAAAGATGGATCAAACCGGAATACAACAACTCTCTGGATGGTGGGAATGCGTGCTGGCCCAGGATTTTGATAATGACGGGGATGTGGATTTGATTGCAGGCAACTTGGGAAAAAACAATTTGTACCAGCCATCACAGGAAAGGCCGGTTACCATGTTGGCCAAGGATTTTGATAACAACGGAGCTATAGATCCTGTAATGTTCGCCTATTTCAAGGGGGACTTCGGGGATACAATTTATAACCCCTATCCAGTCAATTTTTGGGGCGACCTGATCGGGCAGAGCCCCATGTTCAGAAAAAAGTTTGATTACTTTAGGGACTATGCCACAACCACCAAAAAGGAACTGTTCACTCCCGAACAACTGGAAGGAGCAGATGAGCTCATGGCAAACCACGACCAGACCACTTATTTTGAAAACGACGGCAATGGACAATTCACAATGGGCAAACTTCCTTGGGAAACACAATCAGCTCCGATTAAATGTATGATTACCACCGATGCAGGTAATACTGCAACGGATATATTAATGATCGGCAACGATTTTGGCAATGAGGCCTTTATTGGAAGGTACGATGCCTTTAATGGCGGAATATTGTTGGGGGACAACAACGGAAGTTTTGAGTTTAAAAATGCCGAGGAAAGTGGCTTTAAGGTTACCGGGGATGCAAAGGATATGGTTCAGGTGGAAAGGGCCGGAGGTGGAAACCCCTACATTGTGGTAACTCAGAACAGGGGCAAGGCCCTGGTATTTACCAAAGCAGAGTAAAGTCAATTTACTTAATGGGCAATGGTAATTCTAAAAAGCAGAATGCCGGTGCAAAACCTTGCTTTTTCTTTTAGGATTTTTTAGTGTTTCCCTTCAATGGTAAAACGCTAGAGTGTGGATTGTGAAGTGTCAGTTGTTCTTAATTTGGCGAATGCCTCTTGAAGCCTTTTTGTTGTTTTGCCAACATTGTCGTTGTCATAAAACGTATGCTC from Flagellimonas oceani encodes the following:
- a CDS encoding VCBS repeat-containing protein yields the protein MTKSYILIALASLFIVSCSKKEDDTLFSKVSSDHSGIAFNNKIVETDSFNILTSEYIFNGGGVAVGDFNSDGKPDLFFTGNQVTNKLYLNQGNFEFKDVTEISGVAASDKWKTGAAVVDINNDSLLDIYVCAAMYDSPEEKANILYVNQGMDDNGVPIFKEMAKEYGVADTGNSMNAAFIDYNKDGLLDLYVLNNVDIHVLPANYREKITDGSSLSNDRLYRNNGDNTFTDVTIEAGITIEGYGLGVAVSDLNYDGWPDIYVSNDYLSNDILYINNGDGTFTDKIGEYVKHQSKFSMGSDVADFNNDGYLDILTLDMLGETNYRLKTTIKATNYNDYYMNEKYGYDYQYMRNMLQMGQGPNMPYSEIGLMAGVAKTDWSWSPLFVDADNDGRKDLLITNGFPRDITDLDFGEFNFNVQKYLSTAQILDSIPVVKIPNYAYRNEGDGQFKDVGKEWGLSIPSFSNGAAFADLDGDGDLDYVVSNINDEAFLFKNNLERKQTGTNNFLQLNLKGPKSNTAGLGTKVALRFKDGTFQYYEHQLNRGYLSTVESMAHFGIGVQTTIESLDILWPDGKYQTIKNIQGNQKLDVNYSDAKAIGEQKLAFPLAPKQTDPIYREISGEVGVDYVHEETDKADFYVQPTLPHKLTQNGPRLAKGDINGDGFEDFIVGSSSGYSPMIFTQDANGTFTRTPLFEDEASKKREETSISLFDLDNDGDLDIYMVAGSNEFDLDSPYYQDYLMINQGNGKFQRSTDRLPEIKSSGSVVEAEDFDGDGYVDLFVGGRTPFSQYPKPDDCYLLKNENGKLVDVTDTYSKALRKPGMVTDAKWADLNNDNLKDLILVGEFMPVTIFINKKDSFQKMDQTGIQQLSGWWECVLAQDFDNDGDVDLIAGNLGKNNLYQPSQERPVTMLAKDFDNNGAIDPVMFAYFKGDFGDTIYNPYPVNFWGDLIGQSPMFRKKFDYFRDYATTTKKELFTPEQLEGADELMANHDQTTYFENDGNGQFTMGKLPWETQSAPIKCMITTDAGNTATDILMIGNDFGNEAFIGRYDAFNGGILLGDNNGSFEFKNAEESGFKVTGDAKDMVQVERAGGGNPYIVVTQNRGKALVFTKAE